GAGGGCTTTGTGTTAGTGGTTGTCTTACCCATTCTGCTCTTCACCTACAAAAAACATTACAATTGTACTTTATGTGCCTatactgtgggtttttttttcccctgccaccagcctgcACCCATACATTTTCACACAGATGCACCTCCCTGATTTAATTCACTCTCTGGTCATGCAAAGAGCGGTTCTCAGGCaggtggcaggagagctggatgGTAGGAACAAACACTGAGGGGGCAGTACGAGGCAGCATGGATTACTTTGGCTTGCTGCTGAGGTAAACCTTGTGAAGGTGTAGCAGAATGTTCCCTGTCTGACTGGCAGTCCTCCTCATGTAAACATGTGACACAGCTTATAGTACTTACTGTTGGTTGTATCTTTGCTATTTTCTACTAGTTAACAAGGTTAGCATAAGATACATCCTTCATaacacagggtttttttcccattcaatttttttttaaaaacacttttcaTAGGATTCATAATACAATATGAAAATTTAGGAAAGTGAAGTACTGGAACAAGttatccagagaggtggtgaaggttccatccctggagacattcaaggacAAATttgatggggtcctgagcagcctgatcgcattaaagatgtccctgctcattgcagggatGTTGCACAAGATGGCCTTcaagggttccttccaacctgatgcattctctgattctatgaatgtggTGAAGTTTAAAATAGTTAGATTGaatctgcatttttttaaaataaaatggacTTTATTGCATATTTCGTTAGAATGATTAACAAAGtatatttttcccctctatgATTATCAAGGAATAGGTTAAGTTAGGGAGTTTTGTTGTGATTTGCTGAGGCTGATGTTGATCATTGATGGCAAAgtatcccagcactgcccataAATATGGTTAGCTTATCAGCCACATTTAAAGTAGAAATAGATACTGTAGGAATCAGTTTGGGAAAAAAGATGGTAGGATCTCTTTTCAGATGTGAAGTCAGCTGGTAAAAGCAGTACGTGCTGATGTTGGTTATCTTCACCAGTTGTATAAACCTTTTCAAATAACAGTTTATTGCCCACTTGTGCAAGTGGCACTTAGAGCCAGGCTCAACCCAGGAATCTGTTCCTGCTTTGTTTGGTAGCTTTACACAAGCAGCTCTGAAGCCACCAGCATAAACTACctgtccctgccctgtgccacacTCTAGGTCATGCTGTCGTGTGGTCACACCATACAACACCGGGTTAGGAAACTCCCCTGGTTGAAAAATAACCCAGGAACAATCAGTTGAGGTCAACTTCTTGCTCTGAAATTTCCTATCTGATGTGCCAGGTGGAGAtgcagctggagggaaagtGAGGGAGGGCCAGCCTTGGAAGGGCTCCTGCAATGGGGTCTGCTGCTGTAGGAGCAAACCAGCCCTCTGTGACTAACTCTCTTGAATACCTGTAAAGCAGGAAAAGTTGAATCCATGCAGTTATGGCTGGGTCTGGCTTGTGTTTGCAGCTTGCACTGAGATTCCTGAACACAAGGCGCTCAATCACAAAGTAAAGCTGTCAATCACTTTGCCTCCAGTAATCTTCCTGATAGTTTGTGCCTACCTTAAGAACAGACTCGGTAATACCCCAGGAGAAGTCACAGGAGAACTGAGCTTGCAAGCTTGGGGTAGACTCCCTTGGGAAGAAGCCATTTTCTCGTATGATTTGTTTGTAGTAAAATGCAGATGACTTGGgaatcctttcctttttttcacttttgaagTCTACATAAAATAATCCACGCCTGATGTTGTCAGCATGTTGCCATTCAAAGCCATCCAGGAGTGACCAGGCGGTGTAACCAAACACATCTACGTTGTCATATTTAATAGCTGTGTAAGAGACAGTAACATCCATCAGTCTTACATTTAGCAATCTTAACACATGTAAGATTTATTCACTTAGAAACTCTTTTGAGTATTCTCACCACTCACAAGGTTATTGGCTCATTGTAATTCATTGCAAAACCATGACAGACATTCAATACATTTTAgtctttatttatatatatatatatatatatatataaaatttatgACTCAGTTTTGCACTTAGTTTTAACATCAAACACAGATGTTGGACTTCAGCTTTCTGAGACAGTgactatgttttttttctgtgcttgtaCAATACCTAGCACCAGTAGATCCTGATGGTACGGCTTGTACTCACACAGTAATTAATAATTAACTCTGTTGCCATTATCTCTTtccaaaaccaaaattaaatcaTTACAGAGCTAAATATCAAATGGTCTTAAAAAGCTCTCAGAATACCCAGCAACTAAGTTGTGTACAAACCTTGTAAAACCTTATTAATGAAGTTTTTCATCATGTAGATGGCTGTGGTATCATCTGTTTTCACATGGCTGTCTGTGAACCAGCCATTCTCCGCAATCAGGATGCGAGGACTGTTGTATTCCAGTTTAATCCAGTTCAGTACTTCCCTTAAATCGAGTGACAAATTTTGTCCCAGTTTTGGTAGAGTGCTTGGAGGTTTAAAGTTGTTAGGACCAAAGGAGAAGGCAAAGAAGTCAGCTGTTCCCTTGATGTAGTTTTTCTCATCCTCAGTAAAACGTGGCAAAAACGAGAACTCGTTTTTCAGTTCTTCTGGATAATCTCCATCCCCATAGATGGGTTTAGCAAACCATCCCAGGACTCTCTCCATTGACTGCTGACACTTAGAGATGTCCAAAGCATCATCTGATTTGTTGGGTTCAATCCAGTGGGATCCCAATACTATGGACATCATCCCCTTCTGGTGTGGCTGAAAGTGTTTTTTGTAGCTGTGCCAAACTTTTGCATGAGCCTGATGAGAGAAAAATAGCGTTACATGGTAACTCAAATCAATCTCTGTGtttgttcagcagcagctaGACTGGCAGGTAGCTGCATCTGATTCTCTGCAGACTTCTGTTCCTGTGACAGGTTAGGGCTGTGACTTTTGGCCTTTTAACACAGGTCTAAATTTCACAAGAGCTCCCAACAAGGATATGAATAGCTGTTACATGGACACTTTGGGACTCAAAATCTGTTACTGATAGGATTTGACTCTGTGGTTTAGTCAggcctttctttctttgtcaagCAGTGACTGATGGTAGTTAACTTTTTAAGCCATGTTTAGAATTGTTCCATAAATGGTATATTTCAAGTGTCAGTGTTGGTTCTGTGCTATGGATTTACTCTGATCAAACCACATCCACCCCATCCCTCTCCTTGGGATACACTTCCTCTGTCTTAGTCTGGTCTCATCATTTGAGTAAATGTTCAATTTTTGATATTTGCAGTCACTAAATGTAAAAACTTGGAGAAAGGACACAGCTGCAAAGCTTGAACTTTAATGTTGACTTTCACAGTTCTGTGTGAAAATTTTGATCgagaaatttaattaatttcttctttgaagCTGCTGTAATAGTGTCTTTTTTTGACAGCACATGCAACAGCACAGAATGAAGCTTATTCATTTTAAGCAGAGAGCAACCACTTtggttttaaaaggaaatttagCAGCAGTATCTCATAAGATTTGTTGGGTATGGCTTGTTTGAATACCATAACCAGCCAAATATTAACTGCCCTAGGACAGAGAGAAGTTTTACtatccatagaatcattttggttggaaaaaacctttaagatcatcgagtccaaccattctctaactctacaaagtctggtgctaaaccatatccttcagcaccacatctctgtgtcatGTTAGTCACAAGGAATGCCTATCACATCTAAATTCCTTTTTTCTGATGATCATCGTGTTTAAGAAAGGTTAACGTTGTCACCTTCTTTAAGTAACAGAATACAGAAGTCAAAATTTACCCTCCTACAAGTGAAGAATACATGGGAGACTGAGAACCACTAGCATCATCAGTCACATAGAGGGTTGCTCTGGACTGCAATATGAATCACAACAGAGAATTACATTCATTAAGGTCCAGCCTAagctcatcaggtccaaccatcaatccaacactactatgcccactaaaccatgtcccaaagtgccacatctacacattttttttaacacctccaggaatggtgactccaccacttccctgggcagcccgttccaatgcctgacacaCAAGAGGGGAGCTGACCTCTGCCAGCTGTGGAGTTGTCAAATAACTCAGGGTTTACCTAATCCCTAAAGTGTTGCTTTATACTCTTAAGCTggagagaaaacaaatgtttgCACCCAGAATAACCACTGAGCAGCATTGTGAAATGCATCGAGTGTCCAGTTAGTCTGACATCATTTTCAAGCCAAACAGCACTGCTTACCTTGGACAATAACTTCAGTTTATCTAGAAACACACAGCCTTgagagtttaaaaaaacaaaggaccTGATGTCAGGTAGATATTTGGTTAAGGCCGGGGGTACCGAAGAATTACAGTTTGTGAAATTTTGTGTATCAGTTGTTTATGGTTTCTAAGGTCATGCTTGTAACGTTTGCTCAAGGTCTGTCTCTGAAAGTGCTGATAAAGTAACATTAACCTTTGAAATGCAGCTTCTGTAGCTGAAGGGGGAAGTCAGGAAAATTGTGCTCAGGAGGCAAACTGCAAGATGCAGTTAAAAACATTACAAAATGGATTTCTTACCACTCTCATCATCACTGTCCTCTCCTGAAGGTCTAGCCTGGGGTGGCTGCTGGGTCCAGGCTTGCTTTGTTCTTTGCCTGTAGTGATTTCTCAACtgattactattttttttttccagacagagGCTATTAACACCACTGTTTAGTGCAAGGTACATGGTTGCGTTGGCTCAAGTCAGCACAGTGCCAAGCAGCATGACATCAGTACCAGCTAAAGCTTAGCAATCACACATTTCTAGGTGAAGTGGAAAAAGATGGCTTTGCCAAACCCCAGCTGATTAGAGTGCAATATTGACAAGTAAAAAACAGTGAGGGACAACTCATTATATTCATACACACCTTCAAGGGgttgatgagacactggaacaggttgcccagggaggtggtagaagcctcatccctggaggtttttaaggccaggctggatgtggctctgagcaacctgatccagtgatgtgatgtgtccctgcccatggcaggggagttggaaccagatgatccctgaggtctgtTACAACCTAGAAATTCTATGACTAGAAGAAAGTCAAGTTACTACTAAAAATACTACgaaaacactgagaaaatgCAGTGAGAGGTATCCTATAGGAGCAGACCTCAGGTACAAATATGTACATTTAATATGAGTCAGGATACACAAATTCCTGTGTCACTGATGTCTCACTGAGGGTTACctctactggaaaaaaaaaaaaagccacttgCCTATTCTCATGGTTTTTACAGTACAGCATTTCCTTGCCTGTAATTCTGGTTTGAGTTGTTAGTTATCTGTAAAGCATCTTAACATTCTCAGATGGAAGGCATTCAGTAAGTGCAAACGATGGAACCAGCTGATTGGTATGATTCATTTGGTAAGACCAGGTATGAACCAAATGTCAGTTTCACAGCTGTATCATACATCAGTGTGGCTATTTGGAGTAAATCTTGACTAAtcttttttcttggtttttttttttttttcagttagagTTTAATCCTTAATCTTTCACTTTCCTTGTTACATCAAGGACAAATGTCAAGGCTGAGTACACAGTGAAAGCAAGATCAATAGTGTGTATTTATTCTAGATATATATGACACATTAATTTCAGCATATTCTCCTGGGTTTAATAGAGAAGTTTTTCTATAGATTTGAAAGTCACAGAGTGCTAAGTCAGTTAGTATAAGTCATTCTGTAAAAAGAATAGATAAGTCAATTTAATAAAATCAAGGCAATGTTGTTCTCCTCTCTGCTTGAAATATTGTCACTCCTTCAGTCTCTAACCTTCTAATTTATCATGTACATAGAGAACAAGTTTAAAGTTGAAAGACCAGTACTCTCAAATTCTTTAGGTATGTTAAAGTTAACCAATTTTGTTTGAATATCTCTGTAATGAGCACATAATGTCAGGGGTATATGGAGTTATTTTAGTGTGCTGGAGAGCAAGGGCATTTAGGAAAATGAGAACTTAAAAAATGTTAAGAAAATTTTCTGAGTTTGCAtttatctgtttgttttttaaaccacAAAGTGCTAGAATACAGAGTTTGATGATGATGGATCACTTCAGAAGAAGGCCAGATGTGTGTGGCTTATTTGGAGAGTGTACTTCAGTTCAAGCCCTTTTGGTCTCTGATAAAGATGCCATGTAGTCAGTAAGACCTAAAGTCCTTATTTTGCCATTTGACTCTGGAGCTTAATCCTTGTGAAGGAAAAAAGTGCTCTTGAAATGTAGGCAACTAAATTTCTTCCTTTGAAGGACTGAGGCTTTGCTGTCAGTTTTGTTGTATGCTAATCACCTTGCATTTGGATTGGTTTTCCTGATGATTGCCAAGAAGTGTAAGAAAGCTAACCTGAAAATAACAAATCATACAAAAAGTGTGAATCAGTGCTGAATTTTACATCATCACTGCTGGCTTCTATGATTCAAAAAATCTCCCACAAAGACACTGACAAGCATAGACAATTCTACTGTCCACCCTAGAGCTGTACTTGATGGAGAAAGATTTCTGCCCTCCTCCTGTAAGAACATGGGCACTACTGTAGCTTCATCTGGAAAGGAGGCCCCtttgaaggaagggaagaaagtgTCTGGTTGGATGTAAATAATTCAGTAGAAATTTAAGAAGACTGAATTATGGGACTTCTCTGGGACATGCTCTTGTAAAGATCCCAAAGGCAACAGTGTCCACAAATTGATCCTGGCACAGTGAGAGCTACCAAAGAGCTGAGAGTAacacagctgggcacagagatGAACCTGACAAGACAGATCCACCATGTCTGAAAGGGAATTTATTGTCACTTCCCAGTATGTGATACaaaacaagagggaagggaggggaggggagagaaaataggATCTTATTAATGGTGATCAATACTTAACAGGTGGGgctcaggaggatggggctggtgtattttcagtgctgcccagtgacaggacaggaggaaatggcatAAACCTGAACATGGGAAGTTCTGTTTAAACATCAGGAAGAACTTTatgttgagggtggtggagcactggaagaggttgcccagagaggtggtagaatgtccatctctggagacgttcaaaacTTGCCTTGATGCTGTCCTATGCAATCTGCTCTAGGTcaaactgctctggcaggggggttggactagatgacctccagaggttccttccaacctctagcattctgtgattagctACCTAATTACCTACTTGAATTCATTCACAGAAGAGATAATGTTTTAATCACTTCTAAAATGTGTGGGCTTTTTCCTTAAGCCAGCccattttttcagttttaagatGTTGGATTTCTTTAGTCTACTAAAATTGATAGTTtaagagaaatttcttcagtCCTCTTTTAGAGACACAAAAATCTCCAGCAATTTCCCAACTGTTCTTACAATAAAATAATCCAAAGTCCAAAATAGCAGAGGTTTATGATTTGCtatgttgttgttgtggttctGCAGAGGTTAACTTCAGTTCATGACTGACATAGTACAGAAAAGATCTCCTTTAGATACTTCATGACTGGCATAGCAAAGAAAAGGTCTCCTTTAGACAAGTGGTGATTAATTCTCACAACACTGCAGCAGTGCACTGGTAAATGAGATGAAAAGCAGGACTCATAAGACAGCCTCATTTAGTTTATCCAAAGGTACTACAAAATGGCTTGAGAATGATGATTCAGCAATTTGCAGTGTAACTGAGTGGTGATCGGATTGGTTTCTTTTGAGCATTACAGACCTGTTTTTCCTGCTCAGCATATTCCATGGGTGTACCTGGCAATGTACAAAGGGTGGCATAAAGAATATTGTCTTTCAACAGCCTGCCCAAAAATGGAGCCTTGACGTGGACAACATGGCTCTTCCTACAGCCACTGCCATAAACGGGAATCTTGTTAACACCTTTAACACATTTTGCCTTACTCTGCCAAAACCTGACAATTTTGTTGGTCTTTTATTTTTGGGAGGCCATTTTTGGATTGCAGTAGTAAATGAGAAGGTAGCCATCATACAATGAGAAACAAATTTGCATATACCAGTCCTGAAGTGTAAAGCCATGTGAAATCTCtttaaagagagacagaaatatatatatttaaaaaaatatataaaacataTAAATAAATGCTTTCTATTTTCCCCTCATGATACTTATTATAAAAAATAGtatagcaccagacttggtagagttagaatggttggactcaatgatcttaaaggtcttttccaaccaaaaccatgctatgattctgtatgaGTTGACCTATGTCAACTGGCTCCTCAAGAGCTTCCATTCCACCTCTAACTGTAAGCATCAAACTCCAGTTCCTCAGATACATTACCACAAATTTGAGATTCCTCATAAATGTAAAACCCTCAGAAATTTTAGTGTCACAGGAGAGAACTACTAATACATTAGGTAGTGTTTATGGGGCTGGAAGAAAGATACAAGAAAACAATTTCTGacccaaaataataaaaaaatagttAATGGGTTGTGTGTTGCTGAAAGTCTCATTAACTCCTTCCTTTGagtaatttattttatgttCAGATTCATCACAGACTATAAAGCTAGAATGAACTGCTGGATCAAGTCTGTGATTTAAATACTAGTGACTGAGGAACTTATGTGTTTGGCTTCGTGGAACTCTTCAGCAGAGGTATCGCTCATgatgtgctgtgtgctgctgacaTGGATCTTAAAGAGTTGGAAAACACAGAAGGTGTGTGCTTGGTAACCTGGATTTGATTGTGCCACTCAGAAATGCAGGCAAGCAGTGCTGCAAACTTACATTATATCTTTTCCATGTAGTATGTCAAATATGTTTTAGATAGTAGTTGAAAATCAAAAGAATGACTGAGTATCAGTTCTCTTTGAGATGCTTCACAAATCTCTGCTGTTAAATCATTCTTCTGCTAAGTCTGAAGTCAGTGACTCAGGGTGCTCAATGACTTTTCTATGAGTAAAACTTCTATTTACTGCAGTGGGAATTCACTGAAAAGAAAGGTTCTGCAAGTTCAAGCCCAGAAGCAAATACAAGAAGCAGACATCGATCAGtcacagaatatttttaacTAGTCTTGCAATTAATTTTTCCCCACGTGTACTTTTTTCTGTAGGACAAATATGTTAAGATGTATGTGTTAATTATAATGTATGGGAGGTAGTAGAAAAAATTCGTTTGGTGACAGCTAGGAATAGTCTGAGCGGGAGGAATTACAGcagctgctctagcagaggCAGGAGATCTCTGTGAAGTACTTTGGGCACCACAGAGTTACAAAATGCTGTATTGATACAGTTGATTCTTGTATTAAAATGCTGTTATTGGAAATTGTTTTCAATTATagcaagagaaaacaagaaCATAAGCTTCTAAGCATGAGAATTAATCACTCCGTAGAATGAAACTGATCATCAGTGAGAGGGGATGCTGTAAACTCTGCATGCTGTTGGGAATGTCATGAGCAGTATCTCcactttttccttaaaaaatacGACCcacttcagtcttctctttttgtcCTTCCTTAGAAAAGAACATCATGAACTTAGGACCCAGTAGTGCAGCTGTTGATCATGGGATCAAGCTTTTGGGATGTGTAGTTGAGTAGAAGACAGCTGGTAAGTAAGACTGACGTAAAAACTACAACGCTGAAAGCATCATGGAAAGAATGTAATTCTGAAACTCTCAAATGCTGAagatctttgttttcttccaaacCCAAGAACTGATGACCTTGTGAGTTCAGCAATAAACATTTTGCAACATAATCTTACCAAGCTAGAGCTAatcatatttatatatacatagtCTCCTGCTAGTAGAACTGATCCAACAtgcaaatgcaaataaatatacaatataaataataataaatgcaaataaactAACAGAATAGTCCCTTCAGTGTAGCTGAATGAATGGTCATGTCAGTGTGTTTAACCAAGTGGaaagaataaagaaggaaaatcatGCTCTTCAATAGCCAGATTTTGTAGGCAAACCctaattgaaataaaataataatcaaGCACTTTAAAACAAGCAATTACTGAGTTAGCTGTTTtgacaacaacaataaaaacatcatgaggattaaaaaaaaagactaccTTAGCTAGTTTCCACATCCCTTGACCGTTTTTAGCACATTGATTACATGATTGATTCCTCCCATCATTTCCCATGGCAGTGCAAGATCAATTTGTAAAATCTGACTGTACTGTACCTTGATCAAATTGTGTCCTACAGAGTAGACAGTtgctctttcccctctctctccaggAGCATGAATACCTGTGCCATACCCATGCCAAGCAATTACATATGGATTGTGGATTGTAATCCAGTATTTAACACGATCCCCAAATGTCTGGAAGCAAAAGGTGGCATAGTCATTGAAGATATCAATTAGTGATTCGTTTTGCCATCCCCCATATTTGTCTTGCAGCATCAAGGGCAGGTCCCAGTGGTACAGTGTAACTATGGGGTCAATGTTTCTGTAAAGCAGAGAGTCAATAAGAGTGTTGTAATACTGGAGTCCTTTTTCATTGGGAGCTGCTACCACTCCGGTGGGAAAAAGCCTTGACCATGAAATTGAAAACTGGTAAAAAGTAACTCCCAAAAAATCCAGAGCAGACAAATCTTTGTCCAACAAAGTGTAACTGTCACTGGAGGCGTCTGTGCTGTCAACGTCCCTGAACTCTGAGTGGATGAAGCGGTCCCAGATGGAGGAGCCTCTCCCgtccttcctcctgctgccttccaccTGGAAGGCCCCTGTCCCTATACCCCAGAGAAAGTCTTTGGGGAAAGTGTCATACAGAAACATCTGCGTTTCACTCACAGGGCTGAAGTGGGGGTCCTTTTTCCACACAGATCTTCCCTCTCCAGCAAGCCCAGTAACTGTCCCTATGAAGAGTAATGTCCAAAAAGCAACGATTCTcttccatctctggccacacatTCTGCTGGTTTACAGCACCAGTGTTAAATGTCAGATTTCTTGCACTGATGCTGAGAAAAATCCATTTATCAGGTTGGAGTCCCTGCTCTGGAGACCGTCTTCTTCATGTGCCACCAACTGCTGGAGTGTGTTATCAAAGCCTGACTAAAAGGTTGTGATCGTAAAAGCCTTGTCAATGATTAGCCTGAACTGTGAGACCTAGAACGAGTCGGAGAACAGCGTCATT
The DNA window shown above is from Indicator indicator isolate 239-I01 chromosome 8, UM_Iind_1.1, whole genome shotgun sequence and carries:
- the KLB gene encoding beta-klotho, encoding MCGQRWKRIVAFWTLLFIGTVTGLAGEGRSVWKKDPHFSPVSETQMFLYDTFPKDFLWGIGTGAFQVEGSRRKDGRGSSIWDRFIHSEFRDVDSTDASSDSYTLLDKDLSALDFLGVTFYQFSISWSRLFPTGVVAAPNEKGLQYYNTLIDSLLYRNIDPIVTLYHWDLPLMLQDKYGGWQNESLIDIFNDYATFCFQTFGDRVKYWITIHNPYVIAWHGYGTGIHAPGERGERATVYSVGHNLIKAHAKVWHSYKKHFQPHQKGMMSIVLGSHWIEPNKSDDALDISKCQQSMERVLGWFAKPIYGDGDYPEELKNEFSFLPRFTEDEKNYIKGTADFFAFSFGPNNFKPPSTLPKLGQNLSLDLREVLNWIKLEYNSPRILIAENGWFTDSHVKTDDTTAIYMMKNFINKVLQAIKYDNVDVFGYTAWSLLDGFEWQHADNIRRGLFYVDFKSEKKERIPKSSAFYYKQIIRENGFFPRESTPSLQAQFSCDFSWGITESVLKAESMASSPQFCDSSLYLWNITGDGLLHKVKGVKLKTRPAQCTDFVSIKKQLDLLEKMKVTHYRFALDWSLILPNGDQSVVNRQVLRYYRCVISEAVKLNIQSMVTLYYPTHAHLGLPGPLLQAGGWLNQSTAQAFAGYAALCFRELGDLVKLWITINEPNRLSDAYNRSSNDTYRAAHNLLLAHAMAWRTYDEHYRSFQHGKVSLSLHSDWAEPANPYLESHSKAANRFLQFEIGWFADPIFKTGDYPAAMREYISYKSRKGLSHSSLPSFTSEERQLVKGAADFYALNHFTTRFVIHEPQNGSQYEFDRDIQFLQDITCLSSPSRLAVVPWGMRKVLGWIKETYGDIDIYITANGIDDQSLGNDELRNYYLEKYLQEVLKAYYIDQVKIKGYYAFKLTEEKSKPRFGFFTSDSKGKPSIKFYNSLISNNGFPANYSACNPSHHEKQCSFCLFISQKKPFIFFACCLFSTLILLLTITVFHKRKRRKRFKAKSIQCLCVSL